A segment of the Aureliella helgolandensis genome:
CCAGTGGCAAGCTCGCCACCCTCTCAATCAACTCAGCCAGATTGCGGGGGCGGCAGCCGGTCAGCTGGAGCAGTGCCAGCAGGCCTACTTCCAGCGATTGCAGGCCCGTGCTGGGGCTGTAGAGCTGTTTGGAGTCCCCCAGGGGCAGGTGCTGGCAATTGGCCCGCCAGGGACGCGGCTTAAACGTGGACGAGAAGCACTCGAGGACCTCCGCTTCGCCCATAGCCACCGGCACGCGCCAGATCGTCGCGGCCATGGTTAAAGGGCCCAGATTGGGGCCATAACCCGCTTCATCGACACCTAAAATGACCTTATAGCCCACGTGAATTATGCCATTTCCGAGGAGGTTTGGATGGAATTATCCGCTCCACTGGGCCATACTGAGTACTCCAGTGCTGCGGGCAAATTTTAATTGAGTCGTCGAAGTTCGAGTTGCTAGATTCTATGATGCATACAATTGCAGATTCAGTAAGTCCCAGCGTCACCCGTGCCTGGTGTCGCGTCCTGACGGCATGCGTGGGCTTGATGATCGGTTGGGGGATGTTCGCAAACCTTCCTCCTTCATATAGCCAGGAAGCTGCGGTTCCAGCAGCTAGTCCGTCGCCCGAGGTGCGCAAGGCTATGATGGAAGCCAAGGCCCGCGCCGCCAGTGGTGGTAAACCTCCCAGTCAAGGGACGCCACCGAAGGGAGCCCCCAAACCTGATGGAAAGCCCGATTCGGACAAGCAGCCTGAGGGCGAGGCGAACAAGCCAGGAGGGGATGAAAACAAAAATGTGACGCGTCCCAGCGCGCCCCCGGAACCACCAGATCCCAAAGAGCTCGAGGTAGCGCTCGAAGACGGCCTGTTGCGGTTTCAGTTTCGCAATCAACCCTGGCCCGATGTCTTGCGATGGTACGCCACGGTCGCCAAGCTCTCGTTTGATTGGCAAGAGCTCCCCGGCGACTACATCAATCTGGCTACCCAGCGTCCGTATTCGTTGGAAGAGACGGGAGACATGATCAATCGAGCACTTCTGCTGCGCGGGTTTACGATGCTTGAGGATAGTGGCACGCTGTTGGTTGCTAAGGTCGAAGGGCTCAATCCGGCTTTGGTCCCACGCGTTCGTCCCAGTGAATTGGCTCAGGTTCCGCCGCATCAGTATGTGCGAACTTCCTTCACGCTCACCTGGTTGCTGGCTGAAGAGGTGCATGCGGAATTTGCATCTATGTTGAGCAAGAATGGAAAGCTGACGCCACTGGCATCCACCAACCGTCTGGAGGCTATCGATGCGGCGGCAAATCTCCGCGATATCAACGATATTTTGGAGCAAGAGCAATCGACCGTTGCGTTGGAGAACTTAGCCCGTGAGTTTGTCCTGGAGCACGCTCGCGCATTTTTCGTCAAAGAACAGCTCGAAGCCTTCCTGGGGATTTCGTCCGGCGCCTCCGGTGGCAGCAGTCGAGGGGGTGGTGATATGTCCCGCATGATGCAGCAGCAGATGCAACAGATGCAACAACAAATGCAGCAGCAGATGCAGCAAATGCAGCAAGCCTCGCGTGGTGGCAGCTCCGGCGGAGGTGGCGCGCCTAGTCGACCTCGTTCGGACGATGTCTATATCGTCGCCAATGATCGCAGCAACAGTGTGATTGTCCATGCCGAACCCAATAAGATGGCGATCATCGCCTCTTTCATCGCCCGCGTTGACGTGCGCAATGAGAATGCTGCCGATTACCAACGCATGCAAACTCGCATGAAAGTATTTCGCTTGAGCTCTCTTGGCCCCAGCGAACTGGTCTCTTCGCTGATTGCCATGGATGTGCTCGAACCCACCTCTCGGTTGCAGGTCGATGAGAACAATAATGCAATTATTGCGTATGCATCCATTGCCGACCAATACTTGATTCAACAGGTGATCGATCGCTTGGACGGATCGGGGCGTTCGTTCGAAGTGGTTCAGCTTCGGCGACTCGATGCCGAGTCGGTAGCGGGCAGCATCAAATTCTTGATGGGGGCCGAGGAGGAGGATTCGAGCAAAAATAGTAGTCGTCGGTCCTATTACTCCTACTACGACCCCTACTCGTCCCGCAATAGCAGCGACAAGAAGGAGGATAAGATGCGAGTTGGAGCCAATGTGCAGGACAATCAAGTCCTCCTATGGGCCAACCCCATCGAAATGGAAGAAGTGCAGAAGTTGCTGGTGAAACTC
Coding sequences within it:
- a CDS encoding secretin N-terminal domain-containing protein, which gives rise to MMHTIADSVSPSVTRAWCRVLTACVGLMIGWGMFANLPPSYSQEAAVPAASPSPEVRKAMMEAKARAASGGKPPSQGTPPKGAPKPDGKPDSDKQPEGEANKPGGDENKNVTRPSAPPEPPDPKELEVALEDGLLRFQFRNQPWPDVLRWYATVAKLSFDWQELPGDYINLATQRPYSLEETGDMINRALLLRGFTMLEDSGTLLVAKVEGLNPALVPRVRPSELAQVPPHQYVRTSFTLTWLLAEEVHAEFASMLSKNGKLTPLASTNRLEAIDAAANLRDINDILEQEQSTVALENLAREFVLEHARAFFVKEQLEAFLGISSGASGGSSRGGGDMSRMMQQQMQQMQQQMQQQMQQMQQASRGGSSGGGGAPSRPRSDDVYIVANDRSNSVIVHAEPNKMAIIASFIARVDVRNENAADYQRMQTRMKVFRLSSLGPSELVSSLIAMDVLEPTSRLQVDENNNAIIAYASIADQYLIQQVIDRLDGSGRSFEVVQLRRLDAESVAGSIKFLMGAEEEDSSKNSSRRSYYSYYDPYSSRNSSDKKEDKMRVGANVQDNQVLLWANPIEMEEVQKLLVKLGELPPEGGRQSTVRVVDASRQPETFEYLQRLKKEWSRISPNPLVIPGEQEFQVPVEQTPVEEQGAEAETPEEEQPSSEDQESAPTDVRDTGPTISVT